The Mycolicibacterium parafortuitum nucleotide sequence GTCGGCATGGTCGGGCTGTCCGGGATCCCGTTCACCAACGTGTTCAACGCGTGCGCGACGGCGGCCAGCGCCACCAAGGCGTGTGCGGACGGAATCCGGTTGGGCGACTACGACATCGGTATCGCCGTCGGCCTGGACAAGCATCCGCGCGGTGCGTTCACCGAGGACCCCGGCCTGGTCGGGATGCCGAGCTGGTACGCCGAGAACGGGCAGTACCTGACCACCCAGTTCTTCGGCATGAAGGCCAACCGCTATCTGTACAACCACGGTATCGACCACCGCACGCTGGCCAAGGTCGTCAACAAGAACCTGCGCAACGGGGCGCTGAACCCGAACGCGTTCCGTCGCAAGCCGATGGACGAGGACGCGATCATGAACTCGCCGATGCTCAACTACCCGTTGACGCAGTACATGTTCTGCTCCCCCGACGAGGGCGCGGCCGCGGTGGTGATGTGCCGGGCCGACATCGCGCACCGGTACACGAACAAGCCGGTGTACGTCCGCGCCGTCGAGGTCCGCACCCGCCGCTACGGTGCCTACGAGGTGAACACGACGTTCGCCCCGGTCGACGAGGACGTCGCGCCGACGGTGTACGCGTCACGGGCGGCGTTCGAGAAGGCCGGTATCGACCCCTCGGACGTCGACGTGATCCAGTTGCAGGACACCGACGCCGGCGCCGAGATCATCCACATGGCCGAGGCCGGATTCTGCGCCGACGGCGAGCAGGAGAAGCTGATCGCCGACGGCGCGACCGAGATCGGCGGGTCGATGCCGGTCAACACCGACGGTGGCCTGTTGGCCAACGGGGAACCGATCGGCGCGTCCGGGCTGCGCCAGCTGCACGAGATCGTGCTGCAGCTGCGCGGTCAGGCCGGCGACCGGCAGATCCCCGGCGAGCCGAAGGTGGGCTTCGCCCAGCTCTACGGCGCCCCCGGCACCGCGGGCGCGACGATCGTCACCACCTGATCACTCCCGAATTCGGCGCGCTTTGCGACGTCTGACGTCGCAAAGCGCGCCCGATTCGCTAGTATTTCGGCTTGCCGAGGCCCAGCACGTACTGGGCGATCATGTTGCGGAACACCTCGAGGGTGCCGCCGTAGATGCCGACCAGCGGCGCGAACCGGTAGACGTATTCCGCTGCCCCGTCGTCGGCGGCTCCGTCGGTGCCGACCGGCAGCGCCGAGGCCGTCCCCAGGATGTCCATCAGGTCGGGCGAGATGTCGCGCATGGTCTGGGCGAGCGCGACGCGGCCGAAGATGCTCGGCGCCGACAGCGAGGCCTCCAGCCGGGCGACGCTGCGGCCCAACCGGTACGCGACGGCACCGTCGTCGATCAGCCTGCGGCCGTTGGGATCCGGGACGGTCGATTTGTCGGCGGCCGTGTCGACGGCCTTGGCCATGAACATCGCCTGGTGCATCATGATCGATACGTCGGCCAGTCCGTCGTCGGCGGCTTCGACGTCGCCGTGCTCGGCGTTGAGCGGTTCGCGCACCACCGTCCAGCCGCCGTTGACCTCGCCGAGCCGGTAGCGGTCGTCGATGCGGACGTCGCTGTAGTAGACGATGTTGGTGCGGTCGCCGTCGACGGTGCGGATGCCCTGGATCTCGATGCCCGGGGTGTCGAGCGGAACCAGGAACATGGTCAGGCTCTTGTGTTTCGGCGCGCTCGGATCGGTGTTGGTGATCAAGAAGACGTACTGGCAGTTGTGCGCGCCGGTGGTGAACATCTTGGAGCCATTGATCACCCATTGGTCGCCGTCTCGTACCGCGCGGGTCTTGCAGGTCGCGACGTCGGAGCCGCCCTCGGGTTCGGTGTAGCCGAGGCACAACCGGACATGCCCGCTGTAGACCCGCGGCAACACTTCGGCCTTCAGCTCCGGTGAGCCGAACTTCTCCACCGACTTGGTGATCATCGCGGTGGTGCCCGAGGTCACCCACGGCACGTGGGAGCGACGCTTCTCCAGCTCCCAGATCCTCCGCTCCACCCGCGAGAACGGGCGTTCGGTCTGTGGATTCCAGTCCCGGTCCAGATAGCCCGCCGCGCCGAGCGCAAGGTGCACGCCCTCGTCGAAGTTGTCGCCGGTCTCGCGGTCGCGCCGGATCACGTCCTCGGTGACGATCTCGCTCAGGAACGTCCGGACCTCGTCCTGGAACTTCTGCTCCTCGTCGGACAGTTCGACCCGTGAGAAATCCATTGTCTAGCTCCGCCCTTCGCGGTCGGCAACGATCCCGGCGATGTAGGTGGCCGTCACTCCGGGATCTCCGCCGGCGATCGCCCACCCGCGGGCGCGGACCAGGTACGCGGTGGCGGCGGCCTCCGCAGACACCCCGAGGCCGCCCTGGATGTGGACGGCCATGGTCGCGGCCTTGGCCGCCTCCTCGGCCATGAACACGAACGCCGAGGGCGCGAGCTCGCGGCGCTCGTCGGGTTCGTTGTCGGCGAACCATGCCGCGCGCCGGGCCAGGTTGCGGCCGCCCTGCACGACGATCGCGATGTTGGCCAGCGGATGCGAGATAGCCTGCAGCGTCGAGATCGGCACGCCGAGGGTGTAGCGGGTTTTCGAGAACTCGGCCGCGATCGTCATGGTCTCCTCGACCAGCCCGACCAGCGCCGCAGCGGTCAACAGCCGCCATTCATCGAGCGCCCGTTGATATTCCACGATCGCCGTGGGGCCCTCGGCCAGCACGGTGCGGTTGTCTGCGGCACCCGGATCCACCCACGCCATCGGCAGCTTGCCGATGTTGTCGACGCGGGCCGGTCGTGACGCGAAGCTCAGCGCCACGATCTGGTCGCCGTCGCGTACCAGCAACTGGTCGGCGATCGACCCTGCCGGAATCAGCCGCACGCCGGTGCTGTCGAGTGCCGGGTCCAGCGCGACCAGCTGCTTGCCGTTCACGATGTCGGGGTCGACGGAGCCGAGGCGGGCCAACAGCCGCGCGGCCACCACGTGGTCGATCCACGGGACCGGCGCCAGCGAGCGCCCGATCTCCTCGGCGACCAGGGTCAGGTCGACCAGCGTGGCCCCGTCGCCACCGACCGATTCGGGCAGTGCCATCGTCGTCGCGCCCATGGCGCACAGACGTTCCCACAGATGCTTGTCGAACCCGGACTCCTCGGCAGCGCGCACCGTCTCGATGGTGCAGCGGGTCGAGAAGAAATCCTTGTACGCGGCTTGGAGCGCCTGGTGATCCTCGGACAGGCTGTAGTCCAGCCTGCGCAGTTCGTACCGGTCCACGGTCAGATCTCCTGTTCGTCCGTGCCGAAGAAGAAGTCGTTGGCGTTGTAGTAGAGGTAGTTGTCGAGGACGTCGGGCGGCAGGTCGAGCGCGAGCGCCTCGGGGACGACGCGGCTCTGCCGCAGCACGGGCCAGTCGGAGGCGAAGATCACCTTGTTCTTGCCGCGGGTACGCATGAAGTGGAGCAGGCTGTCCGGCAGGCGCTTCGGCGACCACGCCGAGGTCATGATGCGCAGGTTCGCGTACTTGATCAGCAACCGGATCGCTACGTCCCACCAGGGGTCTGCGCCGTGGATCATGCACAGCTTCAACTCGGGGAAGCGCACGCACACCCGGTCGAGGTGGATCGGGTTCTGTACCTCACCGGGGATCGGCGGGCCTGGCAGGCCGGTGTTGACGCACAGCGGCAGGCCGAGTTCGGCGCATTTGGTGTAGAGCGGGTAGTACACCGCGTCGCTCGGCGGGTACATCCCGTCGCCCCAGAAGCTCGGTCCGACAGCGGCATACACGACCGGCAGGTCAGCGACGACCGCACTCAGCTCACGCAGGGACGGCATCGGGCGCAGCAGGTTGACCCCGCCGATGGCCAGCGCGAATTTGTCCGGCCGCTCCTCGACGAATTTGCGGGCGGTCACCGACGGTTT carries:
- a CDS encoding acyl-CoA dehydrogenase family protein — protein: MDRYELRRLDYSLSEDHQALQAAYKDFFSTRCTIETVRAAEESGFDKHLWERLCAMGATTMALPESVGGDGATLVDLTLVAEEIGRSLAPVPWIDHVVAARLLARLGSVDPDIVNGKQLVALDPALDSTGVRLIPAGSIADQLLVRDGDQIVALSFASRPARVDNIGKLPMAWVDPGAADNRTVLAEGPTAIVEYQRALDEWRLLTAAALVGLVEETMTIAAEFSKTRYTLGVPISTLQAISHPLANIAIVVQGGRNLARRAAWFADNEPDERRELAPSAFVFMAEEAAKAATMAVHIQGGLGVSAEAAATAYLVRARGWAIAGGDPGVTATYIAGIVADREGRS
- a CDS encoding thiolase family protein, with translation MHDVAIIGVGIHPFGRFEGKTAMQMGVDAIIAAVADAGVSWNDIQFGVGGSWTVANPDAIVGMVGLSGIPFTNVFNACATAASATKACADGIRLGDYDIGIAVGLDKHPRGAFTEDPGLVGMPSWYAENGQYLTTQFFGMKANRYLYNHGIDHRTLAKVVNKNLRNGALNPNAFRRKPMDEDAIMNSPMLNYPLTQYMFCSPDEGAAAVVMCRADIAHRYTNKPVYVRAVEVRTRRYGAYEVNTTFAPVDEDVAPTVYASRAAFEKAGIDPSDVDVIQLQDTDAGAEIIHMAEAGFCADGEQEKLIADGATEIGGSMPVNTDGGLLANGEPIGASGLRQLHEIVLQLRGQAGDRQIPGEPKVGFAQLYGAPGTAGATIVTT
- a CDS encoding amidohydrolase family protein; amino-acid sequence: MLKVRDDYFKGPKSLYDQVELPELLDEMAEHGVEKAILMDNLVKPSVTARKFVEERPDKFALAIGGVNLLRPMPSLRELSAVVADLPVVYAAVGPSFWGDGMYPPSDAVYYPLYTKCAELGLPLCVNTGLPGPPIPGEVQNPIHLDRVCVRFPELKLCMIHGADPWWDVAIRLLIKYANLRIMTSAWSPKRLPDSLLHFMRTRGKNKVIFASDWPVLRQSRVVPEALALDLPPDVLDNYLYYNANDFFFGTDEQEI
- a CDS encoding acyl-CoA dehydrogenase family protein, whose protein sequence is MDFSRVELSDEEQKFQDEVRTFLSEIVTEDVIRRDRETGDNFDEGVHLALGAAGYLDRDWNPQTERPFSRVERRIWELEKRRSHVPWVTSGTTAMITKSVEKFGSPELKAEVLPRVYSGHVRLCLGYTEPEGGSDVATCKTRAVRDGDQWVINGSKMFTTGAHNCQYVFLITNTDPSAPKHKSLTMFLVPLDTPGIEIQGIRTVDGDRTNIVYYSDVRIDDRYRLGEVNGGWTVVREPLNAEHGDVEAADDGLADVSIMMHQAMFMAKAVDTAADKSTVPDPNGRRLIDDGAVAYRLGRSVARLEASLSAPSIFGRVALAQTMRDISPDLMDILGTASALPVGTDGAADDGAAEYVYRFAPLVGIYGGTLEVFRNMIAQYVLGLGKPKY